A genomic window from Bradyrhizobium lupini includes:
- a CDS encoding metal-sensitive transcriptional regulator gives MRKDIKASVGKRLGRIEGQVRGLSKMVEEDRYCIDIVTQISAVRAALRRVEEEVLKDHVAHCVEHAIASGDRADQREKIAELMAVIGRAER, from the coding sequence ATGCGCAAGGACATCAAGGCATCTGTCGGAAAACGTCTCGGCCGGATCGAGGGGCAGGTTCGCGGCCTTTCGAAAATGGTCGAGGAGGACCGCTATTGCATCGACATCGTCACGCAGATCTCGGCGGTGCGCGCCGCCTTGCGCCGGGTCGAGGAAGAGGTTCTGAAAGATCACGTCGCCCATTGCGTCGAGCATGCGATCGCGAGCGGCGACAGGGCGGACCAGCGCGAGAAGATCGCGGAGTTGATGGCGGTGATTGGGCGGGCGGAGCGGTAG